In uncultured Fibrobacter sp., the genomic window CGAAGGCGCCATTCTGGTGGTGGATGCAAGCCAGGGTATCGAAGCCCAGACGCTTTCGAACCTCTACCTCGCTCTCGAAAACGACCTGGAAATTATTCCGGTGCTCAACAAGGTAGACCTTCCGGGTGCACAGCCCGACCATGTGGCTCAGCTCGTAGGCGACTTGCTCGGTTACGACCCCGAAAAGATTCCGCGCATTTCCGCTAAGACCGGCCTGAACGTAGACCAGGTTCTCGACAAGATCGTCGACGAAATCCCGGCTCCCAAGGGCGACAGCGGCAAGCCCCTGAAGGCTCTTATCTTTGACTCCGTGTACGACTCCTACCGCGGCGTGATCAACTATATCCGCGTTGTCGAAGGCACCATCAAGGCCGGCATGAAGATCAAGATGATGAAGACCGGCGCCGAATACATGGTGACCGAAGTCGGAACATTCAGCATGCGCCGCGACCCGCGTGACGAACTGACCGAAGGCATGGTCGGTTACGTGCTTGCAAACGTCAAGACGATTAGCGACGTGAAAATCGGCGATACACTCACCGATTCCGCCAACCCGGCGACCGAACCGCTCCCGGGCTACAAAGACATTCTGCCCATGATCTATTCCGGTATCTACCCCATCAATCCGGAAGACTACAAGGACTTGCGCGAAGCTTTGGAAAAGCTCCGTCTGAACGACTCCGCCATCAGCTGGGAACCGGAAACTTCTGAAGCACTCGGCTTCGGATTCCGTACCGGATTCCTCGGACTCTTGCACATGGAAATCGTGCAGGAACGCCTTGACCGCGAATTTAACGTGGACATCATCACGACTGTACCGAACGTGGAATACCACGTGTACATGAGCGACGGCACGATGGTGAAAATTGAAAGCCCGTCCAAGCTTCCCGATGCTAGCCGTTACGACCACATCGAAGAGCCTTATGTGAAGGCCCAGATCTTTACGCCGAAGGAATTCGTGGGCGCACTCATGACGCTCTGCGAAGAAAAGCGTGGCGAATTCGAGACCATGGAATACCTCGACGAAGAAAAGGTGATTCTCAAGTACAACCTGCCTCTCGCCGAAATCATGTTCGACTTCTACGACCGCCTCAAATCCGTAAGCCGCGGCTATGCAGGCCTTGACTACGCCCCGAGCGAATATCGCAGAAACAACCTGGTGAAGCTCGACATTCTTTTGAACGGCGACCCGGTGGATGCATTCTCGGTGATTATCCACAAGGACAAGGCCCACACCTACGCCAACGCCATTTGCGTGAAGCTTAAAGACCTTATTCCGCGCCAGCAGTTCGACGTGGCAATCCAGGGTGCTATTGGCGGCAAGATAATCAGCCGCTCCACCGTGAAGGCTGTGCGTAAGGACGTGCTTGCCAAGTGCTACGGCGGTGACATTACCCGTAAGCGCAAGCTCCTTGAAAAGCAGAAAGAAGGTAAGAA contains:
- the lepA gene encoding translation elongation factor 4 gives rise to the protein MPQNDNIRNFSIIAHIDHGKSTLADRMIELTKTVSKNEMTNQLLDDMDLERERGITIKAHAIRMVYEKDGKEYILNMIDTPGHVDFTYEVSRSLAACEGAILVVDASQGIEAQTLSNLYLALENDLEIIPVLNKVDLPGAQPDHVAQLVGDLLGYDPEKIPRISAKTGLNVDQVLDKIVDEIPAPKGDSGKPLKALIFDSVYDSYRGVINYIRVVEGTIKAGMKIKMMKTGAEYMVTEVGTFSMRRDPRDELTEGMVGYVLANVKTISDVKIGDTLTDSANPATEPLPGYKDILPMIYSGIYPINPEDYKDLREALEKLRLNDSAISWEPETSEALGFGFRTGFLGLLHMEIVQERLDREFNVDIITTVPNVEYHVYMSDGTMVKIESPSKLPDASRYDHIEEPYVKAQIFTPKEFVGALMTLCEEKRGEFETMEYLDEEKVILKYNLPLAEIMFDFYDRLKSVSRGYAGLDYAPSEYRRNNLVKLDILLNGDPVDAFSVIIHKDKAHTYANAICVKLKDLIPRQQFDVAIQGAIGGKIISRSTVKAVRKDVLAKCYGGDITRKRKLLEKQKEGKKRMKSIGSVEVPQKAFLAVLSLSDNSTNNGD